A single Acidobacteriaceae bacterium DNA region contains:
- a CDS encoding c-type cytochrome, translated as MSFSKHHFLIGNKNQKNPLPDNHDTWNDGKEAFSHYCVACHGMDGQNTGVPFVDHISPPIPSLASKNVQSYTDGQLKWILDNGIWPSGMPGSKGTLSDDELWSIVVFLRHLPPAGSQGPPDIYTH; from the coding sequence ATGAGTTTTTCGAAGCACCACTTCCTCATAGGCAACAAGAATCAGAAAAATCCGCTCCCCGACAACCATGACACCTGGAATGACGGCAAAGAAGCGTTCTCGCATTATTGTGTCGCGTGCCATGGCATGGACGGTCAGAACACAGGTGTCCCATTCGTCGATCACATCTCGCCGCCGATCCCTTCGCTCGCCTCAAAGAATGTACAAAGCTACACAGACGGCCAGCTCAAGTGGATTCTCGATAACGGCATCTGGCCATCTGGCATGCCCGGATCCAAGGGAACTCTCAGCGACGATGAGCTCTGGTCCATCGTCGTGTTCCTGCGGCATCTTCCACCAGCCGGCAGTCAGGGACCTCCCGACATCTATACCCACTGA
- a CDS encoding response regulator transcription factor: MTGTDFTSAERQMQPVPAVTLGTILVIEDDPRMQKVLRRIFADEHYNVAIAGDGQTGLDLFRTEHPCAVVLDLILPRISGRELCQTFKAISNETPIVVLSAVSEVVDKVLLLELGADDYVTKPFSPRELTARVQAAIRRQRKPPVSNTYRFGDCEIDFRSMTARRAGTAVVLTAHEFKLLRFFTQNIDRVLTREVLLNEVWGYNAYPTTRTVDNQILKLRQKLETDSANPQHLLTIYGAGYKFVP; this comes from the coding sequence ATGACGGGTACTGATTTCACCAGCGCCGAGCGCCAAATGCAGCCTGTGCCTGCGGTAACACTGGGCACCATTCTTGTGATCGAAGACGATCCCAGAATGCAAAAGGTCCTCCGTAGGATCTTCGCTGACGAGCACTATAACGTCGCGATTGCGGGCGACGGACAAACGGGTCTCGATCTATTCCGCACCGAGCACCCATGTGCTGTTGTTCTCGATCTCATCCTCCCGCGTATCTCTGGCCGTGAACTCTGCCAGACATTCAAAGCCATCTCGAACGAAACCCCGATCGTCGTCCTTAGTGCCGTCAGTGAGGTTGTAGATAAGGTGCTGCTGCTTGAACTCGGAGCGGATGACTACGTCACCAAGCCGTTCAGCCCTCGAGAGCTCACCGCTCGCGTGCAGGCTGCCATTCGCAGGCAACGCAAGCCCCCCGTTTCCAATACCTACCGCTTCGGCGACTGCGAGATTGACTTCCGCAGCATGACTGCTCGTCGCGCCGGGACAGCTGTCGTGCTTACCGCACATGAATTCAAACTCTTAAGGTTCTTCACCCAGAACATCGACCGCGTCTTGACTCGAGAGGTTCTTCTCAACGAAGTCTGGGGCTACAATGCCTATCCAACGACGCGAACCGTCGACAACCAGATTCTTAAATTGCGCCAGAAGCTCGAAACAGATTCAGCGAATCCGCAGCACTTGCTGACAATTTATGGCGCGGGGTACAAATTTGTCCCATGA
- a CDS encoding HAMP domain-containing sensor histidine kinase yields the protein MAVVTVIVTALFLILLRHRLSAQVTTDLSQDLSRSVITFQNLEGERLRALDRENALLSDLPTLKALMTSGDDLTIQDGAIEFWQLSGNDLFALADASGRVIAVYTTNNSSGASLHRALQMLLASPDRHYLVDGRSLYQCSLRPLYFGSEENGTLLGYVFSGISIERTVRQISEPTDVEAAFLSEGGVVTSTLGPSDQPALSNPRLLSATTQNPLRVELGSQRFLAATEDLSPVSSSPLQLVVLKSFNPAERWMKRIDRMVLSTGLLALVSGTILMIALARLLTRPLEELSGSVRAFGMGDSQYHVPRHGPREVRQLSEAFAGMRDEIQQAHQALLESERLATIGRMASSVSHDLRHYLAAVYANAEFLASGRLSESERNEIFGDIRAAVLGTTDMIESLLILSRTGASTTRVLESMPQLLERTVALFRAHPDAEGVRIITRVGDSTEGTALVDGKQIERAFYNLLLNACQAARTGSAEPVVTVTLETRQRNCIITVTDNGPGVPENIRTSLFEPFVSEGKQKGTGLGLTLAQCIAVEHGGEVVLLSSRPGETVFQMQVARDLPRVAVATDSEPNHRDQVVAHENV from the coding sequence ATGGCGGTCGTGACGGTCATCGTTACCGCGCTCTTCCTCATCTTGTTGCGCCATCGGCTCAGTGCGCAAGTTACAACCGATCTCTCTCAAGATCTCAGTCGTTCCGTCATCACCTTCCAGAACCTCGAGGGCGAGCGTTTGCGCGCACTCGATCGCGAGAACGCGCTGCTGTCTGATCTGCCCACCCTCAAAGCACTGATGACAAGTGGCGATGACCTCACCATCCAGGACGGTGCGATCGAGTTCTGGCAGCTCAGCGGCAACGATCTCTTTGCGCTCGCCGACGCGTCAGGCAGAGTCATCGCCGTCTACACAACGAACAATTCCAGCGGCGCCTCTTTGCATCGCGCCTTGCAGATGCTGCTGGCCTCTCCGGATCGGCACTATCTGGTCGACGGCCGGTCGCTCTATCAGTGCTCACTGCGTCCGCTCTACTTCGGCAGCGAAGAAAACGGCACATTGCTCGGCTACGTCTTCAGCGGCATTTCTATTGAACGCACGGTGCGTCAGATCAGCGAACCCACCGACGTTGAGGCTGCCTTCCTCAGCGAAGGAGGCGTCGTCACCAGTACGCTCGGCCCATCCGATCAGCCCGCACTCTCCAACCCGCGACTGCTCTCTGCAACGACACAGAACCCGCTCCGCGTCGAGCTCGGATCGCAGCGCTTTCTTGCTGCAACGGAAGACCTTTCGCCGGTTTCCTCCTCTCCACTCCAGCTCGTCGTTCTCAAATCTTTCAATCCAGCCGAGCGCTGGATGAAGCGGATCGATCGCATGGTGCTTAGCACCGGTCTCCTTGCGCTCGTCTCGGGCACGATTTTGATGATTGCGCTCGCACGGCTGCTCACACGCCCGCTCGAAGAGCTGTCTGGTAGCGTTCGCGCCTTCGGCATGGGCGATAGCCAATATCATGTGCCTCGTCACGGCCCGCGCGAGGTCCGTCAACTTAGCGAAGCATTCGCCGGCATGCGCGATGAAATTCAGCAGGCGCACCAGGCGCTCCTCGAATCCGAACGCCTCGCCACCATCGGCAGAATGGCCAGCTCCGTCTCGCACGATCTCCGTCACTATCTCGCTGCGGTCTATGCCAATGCCGAGTTCCTCGCCTCCGGCCGCCTTTCTGAATCTGAGCGCAATGAGATCTTCGGCGACATTCGTGCTGCGGTTCTTGGCACGACAGACATGATCGAATCGCTCCTCATCCTCAGCCGCACCGGTGCGAGTACAACGCGCGTGCTCGAGTCCATGCCGCAACTGCTCGAACGCACCGTCGCACTCTTCCGTGCTCATCCTGATGCCGAAGGAGTTCGGATTATCACTCGGGTCGGTGACTCCACCGAGGGCACGGCACTCGTCGATGGAAAGCAGATCGAGCGTGCGTTCTACAACCTGCTGCTCAACGCCTGCCAGGCCGCGCGCACCGGCAGCGCAGAGCCGGTCGTCACGGTCACGCTCGAAACACGGCAACGCAACTGCATCATCACGGTCACGGATAACGGTCCAGGTGTCCCAGAAAACATTCGCACTAGTCTCTTCGAGCCATTTGTCAGCGAGGGAAAGCAGAAGGGAACTGGGCTGGGCCTGACTCTCGCGCAATGCATCGCAGTCGAGCACGGTGGAGAGGTCGTTCTGCTGAGCAGCCGTCCCGGTGAGACGGTCTTCCAGATGCAGGTCGCCCGTGATCTTCCACGAGTTGCGGTCGCCACGGATTCTGAACCCAATCACCGCGATCAGGTCGTCGCCCATGAAAACGTCTGA
- a CDS encoding lipopolysaccharide biosynthesis protein, protein MLLSALAGKGGMGALGGLAASLLHDHNSTALYIGLLESGTIADHLIDRFDLRRVYHKRYYIDAAKHLAHETKITDDKKSGIITIKVEDADPARARDLALAYLEELDKLVNQTSTSSARQERMFIERRLQSIQSDLENAQIELSDFSSRNTTVDITAQTRAMVDVGARLQGEIVAERSGLESMRQVYTDDNIRVREAEARIGVLQRELNKLAGSSSPDASAALPEQTAGELYPPLRQLPRLAVRYVDLYRRVKVQEAVFELLTQQYEMSRIEEAKDIPVVRVIDPPGIPEKKSFPPRVILSAVLTFLAFAAASALLLLRERWANVDNADPRKRLVDAITGSIGRRSALALVAKGAL, encoded by the coding sequence ATGCTGCTGTCCGCACTCGCAGGGAAGGGAGGAATGGGCGCACTCGGCGGACTGGCCGCCAGCCTTCTCCATGACCACAACTCAACAGCTCTCTACATAGGCCTCTTGGAGAGCGGCACGATCGCCGATCACCTGATCGATCGTTTCGATCTAAGGAGGGTTTATCACAAGCGTTATTACATCGACGCAGCTAAACATCTCGCTCACGAAACGAAAATTACAGATGACAAGAAAAGCGGCATCATCACCATCAAGGTTGAGGACGCGGATCCTGCACGCGCTCGTGATCTCGCGCTTGCGTATCTTGAGGAACTCGATAAGCTCGTCAATCAGACCAGCACCTCTTCCGCGCGCCAGGAACGAATGTTCATCGAACGGCGGCTACAGTCCATCCAGAGCGATCTTGAGAATGCACAGATAGAACTTAGCGACTTCTCCAGCCGAAACACTACCGTCGACATCACTGCACAAACCCGCGCGATGGTGGATGTAGGGGCGCGCCTGCAGGGTGAGATTGTGGCTGAGCGATCCGGACTGGAATCGATGCGGCAGGTATACACCGATGACAATATTCGTGTGCGGGAAGCTGAGGCTCGAATCGGTGTCCTTCAGCGTGAACTCAACAAACTCGCCGGATCATCGTCTCCTGATGCATCCGCCGCGCTCCCGGAGCAGACCGCGGGTGAGCTCTATCCTCCGTTGCGACAATTGCCGCGCCTCGCCGTTCGTTACGTGGATCTGTATCGGCGTGTGAAGGTACAGGAAGCGGTCTTTGAACTCCTCACGCAACAGTACGAAATGTCCCGTATTGAGGAAGCCAAAGACATTCCCGTGGTGCGGGTTATCGACCCGCCGGGCATCCCCGAAAAGAAGTCCTTTCCTCCGCGAGTAATTCTTAGCGCCGTGCTGACGTTCCTCGCTTTTGCAGCCGCATCTGCGCTTCTCCTGCTCAGGGAGCGTTGGGCAAACGTTGACAATGCCGATCCGCGCAAGAGGCTTGTCGATGCCATCACCGGTAGCATCGGTCGACGCAGTGCGCTCGCGCTGGTCGCAAAGGGCGCGCTATGA
- a CDS encoding WecB/TagA/CpsF family glycosyltransferase — protein MLDGCGDSSPYNAVCYAGRHMKSDSTCESVVAHPHVNVLGVDVSAVNMEAAIDLAARWIATGRSGYICMSGVHGVMEAQSNLQLGQILNNAVINAPDGMPMSWIGWLRGHAQMDRVYGPDFMTNVCRLSISKGYRHYLYGGQPGVAQSVKNALEERCPGLQIVGIFCPPFRPLSREEEDAFFDDVWHAKPDVLWVGLSTPKQECFMGKYVERLGVPLLIGVGAAFDFHAGRIHDAPGWIKRLGLQWLHRLLQEPRRLWQRYLLNNPVFLWKIALQLLNLRSYEHESPPAPKAAPSTTNS, from the coding sequence TTGCTGGATGGATGCGGCGATTCTTCTCCATACAATGCTGTTTGCTATGCGGGGCGGCATATGAAAAGCGACTCGACATGTGAAAGCGTGGTCGCACATCCGCATGTGAACGTGTTGGGCGTCGATGTCTCCGCCGTCAATATGGAAGCCGCTATCGATCTGGCAGCAAGGTGGATCGCTACAGGACGGAGCGGCTACATCTGCATGAGTGGTGTTCATGGCGTGATGGAAGCACAGTCCAACCTGCAACTTGGACAGATTCTCAACAACGCCGTTATCAATGCTCCCGATGGCATGCCCATGTCCTGGATCGGATGGTTGCGCGGACACGCGCAGATGGACCGTGTTTATGGTCCAGACTTCATGACAAACGTGTGCAGACTTTCAATCAGCAAAGGGTATCGCCATTATTTGTATGGTGGTCAGCCAGGTGTAGCGCAATCAGTCAAGAATGCATTGGAGGAGCGCTGCCCGGGCTTGCAGATTGTTGGCATCTTTTGCCCGCCGTTCAGGCCTCTCAGCCGAGAAGAGGAAGACGCCTTTTTCGACGACGTATGGCATGCAAAGCCTGACGTCCTCTGGGTGGGTTTGAGCACGCCAAAGCAGGAGTGCTTCATGGGCAAGTACGTGGAACGCCTCGGTGTGCCGCTCCTGATTGGTGTCGGCGCGGCCTTTGATTTCCATGCAGGACGGATTCACGACGCACCTGGATGGATCAAGCGTTTAGGGCTCCAGTGGCTGCATCGACTGCTACAGGAACCGAGGCGTCTCTGGCAACGTTATCTACTCAACAACCCTGTCTTTCTCTGGAAGATCGCGCTACAACTCCTCAATCTGCGGAGCTACGAACATGAGAGTCCGCCTGCGCCGAAAGCAGCGCCCTCCACGACAAACTCGTGA
- a CDS encoding sugar transferase, with amino-acid sequence MAASDSCVPNLCADVTDSHANARETPHGGLLAGIAATLRPSADLLSAATCTFLIYSLSGIALSLRQRMIMSIVVGIVATFSRIQQEELSISNLNQIRETESVLRSTALSQLIVLSVNLVLGIHLRAWTSALFLFAMASSMLAMRAGITLLLRRVHRAGYGAAPVVIYGHPDTTKQIAAAMLRSPSCGLHPAAIIHDESAHAVHCMFRAKDGFCSSIPISSGPLTSAKLNSFQCNLLILAAPHLSQEEIAVTANIARECGAPVGILSASSESEEPLERIEIDGLHLVTRTRMLSAGNSDLLKRAMDISVALFLMIAGLPILLFIAACIKLDSRGPVLFIQKRVGRSGELFNIFKFRSMRSGSSMYEASPTAPTDPRITRVGRILRRTGLDETPQLINVLLGQMSLVGPRPEMPFLVEGHIRAHRPRLRAIPGITGLWQLSTDRAFPIHQNTHYDLYYIRNRTCWMDAAILLHTMLFAMRGGI; translated from the coding sequence GTGGCCGCGTCCGACTCCTGCGTTCCCAATCTCTGTGCAGATGTCACGGATTCGCATGCGAACGCCCGCGAAACTCCTCACGGCGGCCTTCTTGCCGGCATCGCGGCTACATTGCGGCCATCGGCAGATCTTCTGTCGGCTGCGACCTGCACGTTCCTGATCTACAGCCTTTCCGGCATCGCACTCTCTCTACGGCAGCGAATGATAATGAGCATCGTTGTCGGAATCGTCGCCACATTTTCCCGTATCCAGCAGGAGGAATTATCCATCTCCAACTTGAATCAGATCCGCGAGACAGAGAGCGTCCTCCGCTCCACAGCCCTGTCGCAGTTGATTGTTCTCTCCGTCAATCTCGTACTCGGCATCCATCTTCGCGCGTGGACCTCCGCACTGTTTCTTTTCGCCATGGCATCCTCCATGTTGGCGATGCGAGCCGGAATCACGCTCCTCCTCCGCCGGGTCCACAGGGCTGGTTACGGAGCGGCTCCTGTTGTCATCTACGGTCATCCCGATACTACGAAGCAGATTGCAGCGGCCATGCTGCGCTCGCCCTCGTGCGGACTCCATCCGGCAGCCATCATCCACGACGAATCCGCTCATGCTGTGCACTGCATGTTCCGAGCCAAAGACGGCTTCTGCAGCTCAATTCCTATAAGCAGCGGTCCGCTGACATCGGCGAAGCTAAATTCGTTTCAGTGCAATCTGCTGATTCTCGCGGCGCCCCATCTCTCACAGGAGGAGATCGCGGTGACAGCCAACATCGCTCGCGAGTGCGGAGCCCCTGTTGGTATCCTTTCGGCGTCATCGGAGAGCGAAGAGCCTCTTGAACGGATTGAAATCGACGGGCTGCATCTGGTTACACGAACGCGCATGCTTTCGGCCGGGAATTCCGACCTCCTGAAGCGAGCTATGGACATCTCAGTTGCGCTGTTCCTGATGATTGCTGGCCTGCCGATACTTCTATTCATCGCTGCGTGCATCAAGCTCGACTCGCGAGGTCCCGTGCTCTTCATCCAGAAGCGCGTAGGCCGTAGCGGTGAGCTCTTCAATATTTTCAAGTTTCGTTCGATGCGCAGCGGCTCATCCATGTACGAGGCTTCGCCCACCGCGCCAACTGATCCCCGCATCACCAGGGTGGGCCGTATTCTTCGGCGTACCGGGCTCGATGAGACACCGCAACTCATCAATGTGCTGCTGGGCCAAATGTCTCTGGTCGGCCCCCGGCCGGAGATGCCCTTCCTCGTCGAGGGGCACATTCGCGCGCATCGACCGAGACTGCGAGCCATTCCTGGAATCACCGGTCTCTGGCAATTGAGCACCGATCGGGCGTTTCCGATACATCAGAACACGCATTACGATCTCTACTACATTCGCAACCGTACTTGCTGGATGGATGCGGCGATTCTTCTCCATACAATGCTGTTTGCTATGCGGGGCGGCATATGA
- a CDS encoding oligosaccharide flippase family protein, with protein MRKHLTNATFGVLDYVSYPVAMLLVAPIVLRRLGAAEYGLWILCASVVSAGGILASGFCDAGMQRIARLRGAQKIHTAAGTVRALLTINLISGALVAVLVWFAAPIAAKHVAAYHITSMECVYSLRMSGTWILLRALESVGVTSHRAFEEYRGSVQISVGVRLLTLAAAALLATTGYRVPAILIATGVALALGVWLQFRGLRKYLGDISFRPAFDRKELRLLVRPGVFVWFQSACGVVFGQLDRILLAVSFGAAALAPYALCVQFAAPIFGLSASGLQFLFPLISRKAPTLSLEALQQMIAKSFALNVLVVAVPSIVLLAFGRSVIRIWAGSAISEQSLAILPGIVFGTALWALGVTGTYSMQALGRFRTAALLNIGGRLCALFLLVYLLRHRGIEGVVLARVFYGATALLVYVPLLRGLWLSRIAQTSPGYAVGKMQEGQS; from the coding sequence ATGAGAAAACATCTCACCAACGCAACCTTTGGCGTGCTGGACTATGTGTCCTATCCAGTCGCTATGCTGCTCGTCGCGCCGATTGTGCTTCGCAGACTGGGCGCGGCCGAATACGGTTTGTGGATTTTGTGCGCATCCGTCGTCAGTGCAGGCGGCATTCTTGCCTCGGGATTTTGTGACGCCGGAATGCAACGAATCGCACGGCTTCGCGGAGCGCAAAAGATCCATACAGCAGCAGGCACAGTTCGTGCGCTCCTCACCATTAATCTCATCTCGGGAGCGCTGGTCGCCGTTCTCGTATGGTTTGCTGCGCCGATCGCGGCGAAGCATGTCGCCGCCTATCACATCACTTCCATGGAGTGCGTGTATTCGCTTCGGATGAGTGGCACGTGGATCCTGCTCCGTGCTCTGGAAAGCGTCGGCGTCACAAGCCATCGAGCGTTCGAGGAGTATCGCGGGAGCGTTCAGATCAGCGTTGGTGTGAGACTCCTTACGCTTGCGGCTGCTGCATTGCTGGCGACGACCGGCTATCGCGTGCCCGCGATTCTGATTGCCACCGGTGTCGCCCTTGCACTTGGAGTGTGGCTTCAGTTCCGCGGACTCCGCAAATACCTCGGCGACATATCCTTCCGACCTGCATTTGATCGCAAAGAACTTCGTCTGCTCGTGCGACCTGGAGTGTTTGTGTGGTTCCAGTCTGCATGCGGAGTCGTCTTTGGTCAGTTGGACCGTATCTTGCTCGCGGTATCGTTCGGGGCCGCAGCGCTCGCTCCCTATGCGCTCTGTGTGCAGTTTGCAGCGCCGATCTTTGGTCTTTCAGCATCAGGTCTCCAGTTCCTCTTTCCTCTGATTTCGCGCAAAGCGCCCACTTTGTCATTGGAGGCGCTCCAGCAAATGATTGCCAAATCGTTTGCGCTTAATGTGCTCGTGGTGGCCGTTCCCTCCATTGTGTTGCTGGCGTTTGGGCGAAGTGTCATCCGCATTTGGGCTGGGTCAGCAATCAGTGAACAATCGCTGGCCATCCTCCCGGGCATCGTTTTTGGCACAGCCCTTTGGGCATTGGGTGTGACCGGCACGTACTCCATGCAGGCTCTCGGCCGCTTTCGCACAGCGGCTCTGTTGAATATCGGCGGGAGACTATGTGCCCTCTTTCTCCTTGTCTATCTTCTTCGCCATCGCGGAATCGAAGGCGTTGTTCTTGCAAGGGTCTTCTACGGAGCAACTGCACTTCTGGTCTATGTTCCGTTGCTTCGAGGGCTATGGCTATCTAGGATCGCGCAAACCTCCCCAGGTTATGCGGTGGGCAAAATGCAGGAGGGCCAGTCATGA
- a CDS encoding glycosyltransferase family 1 protein, whose protein sequence is MKILVTAISFSSKISGIQRHAFNLVRCLLAHPQVSAVHLVIASWQQEMTKSAGLTPDSRLQIHIAHLEPGSISRNVWHYRSLPNLAKHLQPDLIHLTYPIPIDANALPCPTVLTLHDLYPYEIPSNFRFPQVIVNRLTLRHCLRNVDAIACVSDVTLLRLKQFAPELVWRNAVRIYNCVESAASRMGSTPLPAVSGKPFLLCVAQHRRNKNIPLLIRVFGSLLSRGEVHESTNLLIVGITGPETASIQEMVAQRSLNKRVCFRDGLSDSELQWCYEHCDMLLVPSTTEGFGLPVAEGLLAGCRVVCSNIPALREVGGEHCRYFDLGQEEEQSFANAITTILKHPKPPAINLPHLSAEALASEYVALYRQVIQRPFAQIASEPNHSELRDGSALRGV, encoded by the coding sequence ATGAAGATTCTCGTGACAGCCATTTCCTTCTCATCCAAGATCTCTGGCATCCAACGCCATGCGTTCAATCTTGTTCGTTGTCTCTTGGCTCACCCTCAGGTTTCCGCAGTTCATCTCGTCATCGCGTCATGGCAACAGGAGATGACAAAGAGTGCGGGGCTCACTCCTGACAGCCGGCTCCAGATACACATCGCGCACCTCGAGCCTGGCTCCATCAGTCGAAATGTCTGGCACTACCGTAGCCTTCCAAACCTCGCGAAGCATCTACAGCCCGATCTGATTCACCTCACCTATCCCATCCCGATCGATGCGAACGCCCTTCCATGTCCAACCGTCCTCACGCTCCATGATCTGTATCCGTACGAGATTCCCTCCAACTTCCGCTTTCCCCAGGTCATTGTTAATCGGCTTACACTGCGCCATTGTCTCCGCAATGTAGATGCTATTGCTTGTGTTTCAGATGTGACGCTTTTGCGTCTGAAGCAATTCGCACCCGAGCTTGTATGGCGCAACGCCGTCCGCATCTACAACTGCGTCGAGTCGGCGGCCTCTCGCATGGGGAGCACGCCGTTGCCCGCGGTATCCGGAAAACCATTCCTCCTCTGCGTAGCGCAGCATCGACGCAACAAAAACATACCTTTACTTATCCGCGTATTTGGGTCTCTTCTCAGCCGAGGCGAAGTCCACGAGTCAACCAATCTCCTGATCGTCGGTATCACTGGACCTGAGACGGCGAGCATCCAGGAGATGGTCGCGCAACGCTCTTTGAACAAGCGGGTCTGTTTTCGCGACGGCCTGTCTGACTCGGAGCTGCAGTGGTGCTATGAGCACTGCGACATGCTGCTGGTTCCCTCGACGACAGAAGGCTTTGGTCTGCCTGTCGCGGAAGGACTGCTGGCGGGCTGTAGAGTGGTGTGCTCCAACATACCGGCTCTTCGAGAAGTTGGCGGTGAACACTGTCGGTACTTCGATCTCGGTCAAGAAGAAGAACAATCCTTCGCAAACGCAATCACCACGATTCTCAAACATCCGAAGCCACCTGCAATCAACTTGCCCCACCTGTCGGCTGAAGCCTTGGCCTCTGAGTATGTGGCTCTCTATCGACAAGTAATCCAAAGGCCCTTCGCACAGATCGCATCCGAGCCGAACCACAGCGAATTGCGGGACGGCTCCGCATTACGGGGGGTGTGA
- a CDS encoding cupredoxin domain-containing protein, whose amino-acid sequence MKPKYILMSLLMIGLVIAPSTWNGRAQESPRRIEITATKFKFDPSEITVKKGQPVVLVIKSADVAHGLRFRELNLNVKVGKGGTAEMPFTPDKTGDFVGHCSVFCGSGHGEMTLTMHVVE is encoded by the coding sequence ATGAAGCCGAAGTACATTCTGATGTCATTGCTCATGATTGGATTGGTCATTGCGCCCTCGACATGGAACGGCCGCGCGCAAGAGTCGCCGCGGCGGATAGAGATCACGGCTACGAAGTTCAAGTTCGATCCATCGGAGATCACCGTCAAGAAGGGACAGCCGGTTGTCCTTGTCATCAAAAGTGCCGACGTAGCACACGGTCTGCGCTTTCGCGAGCTCAATCTGAATGTGAAGGTTGGCAAGGGTGGAACCGCGGAGATGCCGTTTACGCCGGACAAGACCGGCGACTTCGTCGGCCACTGCTCCGTCTTCTGTGGCTCGGGTCATGGTGAGATGACTCTGACAATGCACGTGGTGGAATGA
- a CDS encoding O-antigen ligase family protein — MSAYAVVTMPDDIRDRNDTIAAGSGIAVVVGFFYAFRLAITILSMNLFGADSQAGSAIRLGLQFLLLIAVLFTSLGSTRKLRGLVKVSSVRWVLLFLALSGCSLLWSQTASAAASALYWSATTADVAMVLLLLGGGNAPQVAASLMKGFIWGAVAIACIAWLMPTQYDLRLGDETYFNANSICNVCVFGIFFAQYLMRTKQAKMGVVTFFLVLTALRSLSKSTIAAFLVAGTYLLIQDRAISRRNKMLLTIAAVVVILMFWGLFEAYYDFYTTYGNQAETLTGRTAIWLYVVNALPEHLFIGHGFDSMWNVVPPFGTFEARHAENEILEQLYSYGIAGVVILCGLYGSLYRNIRRFADARWRTIGISAILFVIVRGIAEAEPFDLLLPLWMIVLFSVLLDHPETSDSRWSIELQPPAPTLTTAVTQPGLHLP, encoded by the coding sequence GTGAGTGCATACGCGGTGGTAACTATGCCAGACGACATTCGCGACAGGAACGACACCATTGCAGCCGGTTCGGGGATCGCAGTTGTCGTCGGGTTCTTCTACGCGTTTCGACTCGCGATTACTATCTTGTCGATGAACCTGTTTGGAGCGGACTCGCAGGCGGGTTCGGCCATACGGTTAGGGTTACAGTTTCTTCTCTTGATCGCCGTTCTCTTCACATCGCTGGGCAGCACTCGAAAACTCCGCGGCCTTGTCAAAGTATCAAGTGTTCGATGGGTGTTGCTCTTCCTCGCATTGTCCGGTTGCAGTTTGCTTTGGAGTCAAACCGCTTCCGCCGCCGCTTCAGCGCTCTATTGGTCCGCCACCACTGCTGACGTTGCGATGGTACTTTTGCTACTCGGCGGCGGGAATGCGCCTCAAGTCGCGGCTTCGTTAATGAAGGGATTCATCTGGGGTGCAGTTGCCATCGCCTGCATCGCATGGTTGATGCCCACCCAGTACGATCTTCGTTTGGGAGACGAGACCTACTTCAATGCCAATTCGATTTGCAATGTGTGTGTATTCGGCATCTTCTTCGCCCAGTACCTCATGAGAACCAAACAGGCGAAGATGGGCGTCGTAACGTTCTTCCTCGTTCTCACAGCCCTTCGCAGCTTGAGCAAGTCCACGATTGCTGCTTTCCTCGTTGCTGGGACATATCTATTAATCCAGGATCGCGCGATAAGCCGCAGAAACAAGATGCTGCTGACGATCGCTGCGGTCGTCGTAATCCTGATGTTTTGGGGTTTGTTTGAGGCCTACTATGACTTCTACACAACCTATGGCAATCAAGCGGAGACACTCACGGGACGGACCGCAATCTGGCTCTATGTTGTCAACGCATTGCCCGAGCATCTCTTCATCGGGCATGGATTCGATTCCATGTGGAACGTAGTGCCCCCATTTGGAACCTTTGAAGCGCGCCATGCTGAGAACGAGATCCTGGAGCAGCTGTACTCCTACGGAATTGCCGGCGTCGTGATCCTCTGCGGACTCTATGGCAGCCTCTATCGCAATATTCGACGATTCGCCGATGCACGCTGGAGGACGATCGGTATCAGCGCGATATTGTTCGTCATCGTTCGTGGGATCGCAGAAGCGGAACCGTTTGATTTGCTGCTTCCGCTCTGGATGATCGTACTGTTCAGCGTATTGCTCGACCATCCGGAAACCAGCGACTCAAGATGGTCAATCGAGTTGCAACCTCCGGCTCCAACGCTTACTACGGCAGTCACGCAACCCGGCCTTCACCTGCCCTGA